A window of the Agrococcus jejuensis genome harbors these coding sequences:
- the exaC gene encoding acetaldehyde dehydrogenase ExaC: MTVYARPGAEGSVVSYQSRYDHYIGGRYVPPAKGQYFENPTPITGQTFCEVARGTKDDVDAAVDAAWKAFATWGKTSPTERANILNKIADRMEANLEAIAVAECYENGKAVRECLAADIPLAIDHFRYFAGALRAQEGGISELDGDTVAYHYHEPLGVVGQIIPWNFPILMAVWKLAPALAAGNCVVLKPAEQTPASIHLLLSFIEDLIPAGVLNIVNGFGIEAGAPLASHPRIRKIAFTGETTTGRLIMQYASENLIPVTLELGGKSPNVFFEDVAREKDSFYDKALEGFAFFALNQGEVCTCPSRALIASSIYDGFIADGLDRVAKVKQGNPLDTDTMIGAQASNDQLEKILSYIDIGKQEGAELLTGGERVDLGGDLSGGYYVQPTVFKGQNRMRVFQEEIFGPVVSVTTFDGFDEAIAIANDTLYGLGAGVWSRDGAQLYRAGRAIEAGRVWSNTYHQYPAHAAFGGYKQSGIGRENHKMMLDHYQQTKNLLVSYAEGPMGFF; this comes from the coding sequence ATGACCGTCTACGCGAGGCCCGGAGCAGAGGGCTCCGTCGTCAGCTACCAGAGCCGCTACGACCACTACATCGGAGGCCGGTACGTGCCGCCCGCCAAGGGCCAGTACTTCGAGAACCCCACCCCCATCACGGGCCAGACCTTCTGCGAGGTCGCGCGCGGCACGAAGGACGACGTCGACGCCGCCGTCGACGCCGCCTGGAAGGCGTTCGCGACGTGGGGCAAGACGTCGCCGACCGAGCGCGCGAACATCCTCAACAAGATCGCGGACCGCATGGAGGCGAACCTCGAGGCCATCGCCGTCGCAGAGTGCTACGAGAACGGCAAGGCCGTGCGCGAGTGCCTCGCCGCCGACATCCCGCTCGCGATCGACCACTTCCGCTACTTCGCCGGCGCCCTGCGCGCGCAGGAGGGCGGCATCTCGGAGCTCGACGGCGACACCGTCGCGTACCACTACCACGAGCCGCTCGGCGTGGTCGGGCAGATCATCCCGTGGAACTTCCCCATCCTCATGGCCGTGTGGAAGCTCGCCCCCGCGCTCGCCGCAGGCAACTGCGTCGTGCTGAAGCCGGCCGAGCAGACGCCCGCATCCATCCACCTGCTGCTGTCGTTCATCGAGGACCTCATCCCCGCAGGCGTGCTGAACATCGTCAACGGCTTCGGCATCGAGGCCGGCGCTCCGCTCGCGTCGCACCCGCGCATCCGCAAGATCGCGTTCACGGGCGAGACGACCACGGGCCGCCTGATCATGCAGTACGCGTCGGAGAACCTCATCCCCGTCACGCTCGAGCTCGGCGGCAAGAGCCCGAACGTGTTCTTCGAGGACGTCGCCCGCGAGAAGGACTCCTTCTACGACAAGGCGCTCGAGGGCTTCGCGTTCTTCGCCCTCAACCAGGGCGAGGTGTGCACGTGCCCGTCGCGCGCGCTCATCGCGTCGTCGATCTACGACGGCTTCATCGCCGACGGCCTCGACCGCGTCGCGAAGGTGAAGCAGGGCAACCCGCTCGACACCGACACGATGATCGGCGCGCAGGCGTCGAACGACCAGCTCGAGAAGATCCTCAGCTACATCGACATCGGCAAGCAGGAGGGCGCGGAGCTGCTCACGGGCGGCGAGCGCGTCGACCTCGGCGGCGACCTGTCGGGCGGCTACTACGTGCAGCCGACGGTCTTCAAGGGCCAGAACCGCATGCGCGTGTTCCAGGAGGAGATCTTCGGCCCCGTCGTGTCGGTGACGACGTTCGACGGCTTCGACGAGGCCATCGCGATCGCCAACGACACCCTCTACGGCCTCGGCGCCGGCGTGTGGAGCCGCGACGGCGCCCAGCTGTACCGGGCCGGCCGGGCGATCGAGGCCGGCCGCGTGTGGTCGAACACGTACCACCAGTACCCGGCGCACGCGGCGTTCGGTGGCTACAAGCAGTCGGGCATCGGCCGCGAGAACCACAAGATGATGCTCGACCACTACCAGCAGACGAAGAACCTCCTCGTCTCGTACGCCGAAGGGCCCATGGGCTTCTTCTGA
- a CDS encoding DUF779 domain-containing protein, with the protein MTESTNPATIERVALTEAAADLIRQLVEAHGPVMFHQSGGCCDGSAPMCYPKGMFRTGQSDVLLEELVIDGVDEPAPFYMSASQYELWKHTHITVDVVQGRGSGFSLEAPEGKRFLIRSRIFSDDEYRSLVDAGVLAG; encoded by the coding sequence ATGACCGAGTCCACGAACCCCGCCACGATCGAGCGCGTCGCGCTCACCGAGGCCGCCGCCGACCTCATCCGGCAGCTCGTCGAGGCCCACGGCCCCGTGATGTTCCACCAGTCGGGCGGATGCTGCGACGGCTCCGCACCCATGTGCTACCCCAAGGGCATGTTCCGCACCGGCCAGTCGGACGTGCTGCTCGAGGAGCTCGTGATCGACGGCGTCGACGAGCCTGCGCCGTTCTACATGAGCGCGTCGCAGTACGAGCTGTGGAAGCACACGCACATCACGGTCGACGTCGTGCAGGGCCGCGGCTCGGGCTTCTCGCTCGAGGCGCCCGAGGGCAAGCGGTTCCTCATCCGCTCGCGCATCTTCTCGGACGACGAGTACCGCTCGCTCGTCGACGCGGGCGTGCTCGCGGGCTGA
- the purU gene encoding formyltetrahydrofolate deformylase: protein MPNHWILSFACDDRAGIVHAITGAIVACGGNITESQQFSSADTDRFFMRLQVEADAPREDFERELAPVVERYDMQWQLDDVGRPLRTLVLVSKAAHCLNDMLFRQRAGQLAVDIPLVLSNHPDLGDLAAFYDVPFEHAAVTDAESKAAFEARVLEVVEQHDIELVVLARYMQILSPELCERLAGKVVNIHHSFLPGFKGANPYRQAHTRGVKLIGATAHFVTSDLDEGPIIEQSVVRVDHTKTPAQLVAIGQDEESRTLTKAVQWFSEDRVLLDGARTIIFQ, encoded by the coding sequence GTGCCGAATCACTGGATCCTCTCGTTCGCGTGCGACGACCGCGCGGGCATCGTGCATGCCATCACGGGAGCGATCGTCGCGTGCGGCGGCAACATCACCGAGTCGCAGCAGTTCTCGTCTGCCGACACCGACCGCTTCTTCATGCGGCTGCAGGTCGAGGCGGATGCGCCGCGCGAGGACTTCGAGCGCGAGCTCGCCCCCGTCGTCGAGCGGTACGACATGCAGTGGCAGCTCGACGACGTCGGTCGCCCGCTGCGCACGCTCGTGCTCGTGTCGAAGGCGGCGCACTGCCTCAACGACATGCTCTTCCGGCAGCGCGCGGGCCAGCTCGCCGTCGACATCCCGCTCGTGCTGTCGAACCACCCCGATCTCGGCGATCTCGCCGCCTTCTACGACGTGCCGTTCGAGCACGCCGCGGTGACGGATGCCGAGTCGAAGGCCGCGTTCGAGGCGCGCGTGCTCGAGGTCGTCGAGCAGCACGACATCGAGCTCGTCGTGCTCGCGCGCTACATGCAGATCCTCTCCCCCGAGCTCTGCGAGCGCCTCGCCGGCAAGGTCGTGAACATCCACCACTCGTTCCTGCCGGGCTTCAAGGGCGCGAACCCCTACCGCCAGGCGCACACGCGCGGCGTGAAGCTCATCGGTGCGACGGCCCACTTCGTGACGAGCGACCTCGACGAGGGCCCGATCATCGAGCAGAGCGTCGTGCGCGTCGACCACACGAAGACGCCCGCGCAGCTCGTCGCGATCGGCCAGGACGAGGAGTCGCGCACGCTGACGAAGGCGGTGCAGTGGTTCTCGGAGGATCGCGTGCTGCTCGACGGCGCGCGCACCATCATCTTCCAGTAG
- a CDS encoding NAD-dependent succinate-semialdehyde dehydrogenase, translating into MEYQVVNPSTGETGEVHPTVTADELETAIAGAWSAWHVLAAESVADRAARIAKVADLHEERVDELAAIIMREMGKPRSQATGEVEFAAAIYRWYADHAEELLADLPLQTDDGRAVVRKSSIGPLLGIMPWNFPYYQVARFAGPNLVVGNPILLKHAPQCPESALAIHAIFAEAGFEVGAYTNVFLTNDQAAEVIADPRVRGVSLTGSERAGAAVAEVAGRNLKKAVLELGGSDPFILLSTDDLDQVVEDAVNARLDNTGQSCNAAKRFIVHEDLYDAFAEKMTAKMAEQAPGQPDDDLLLGPLSSKAAADRLEAQIEAAISAGATALLRGAAPHGDGGAHVGTTVLADIAPENPAYQQEFFGPVASLYKVSSEDEAIEVANATPFGLGSYLYTTDEGQASRLADRIDAGMVFVNAVLADEAGLPFGGVKRSGTGREMGVLGIEEFLNKKVVRLP; encoded by the coding sequence ATGGAGTATCAGGTCGTCAACCCGTCCACGGGCGAGACCGGCGAGGTGCACCCCACCGTCACCGCCGACGAGCTCGAGACCGCGATCGCGGGCGCCTGGAGCGCGTGGCACGTGCTCGCCGCCGAGTCCGTCGCCGACCGCGCCGCCCGCATCGCCAAGGTCGCCGACCTGCACGAGGAGCGCGTCGACGAGCTCGCCGCGATCATCATGCGCGAGATGGGCAAGCCGAGGAGCCAGGCCACCGGCGAGGTCGAGTTCGCCGCCGCCATCTACCGCTGGTACGCCGACCACGCCGAGGAGCTGCTCGCCGACCTGCCGCTGCAGACCGACGACGGCCGAGCGGTCGTGCGCAAGTCGTCGATCGGGCCGCTGCTGGGCATCATGCCCTGGAACTTCCCCTACTACCAGGTCGCCCGCTTCGCCGGCCCGAACCTCGTCGTGGGCAACCCCATCCTGCTCAAGCACGCGCCGCAGTGCCCCGAGTCGGCCCTCGCGATCCACGCGATCTTCGCCGAGGCGGGCTTCGAGGTCGGCGCGTACACGAACGTGTTCCTCACGAACGACCAGGCCGCCGAGGTCATCGCCGACCCGCGCGTGCGCGGCGTCTCGCTGACCGGCTCCGAGCGCGCAGGCGCCGCCGTCGCCGAGGTCGCGGGCCGCAACCTCAAGAAGGCCGTGCTCGAGCTGGGCGGCTCCGACCCGTTCATCCTGCTGTCGACCGACGACCTCGACCAGGTCGTCGAGGATGCCGTCAACGCCCGCCTCGACAACACCGGCCAGTCGTGCAACGCCGCCAAGCGCTTCATCGTGCACGAGGACCTGTACGACGCGTTCGCCGAGAAGATGACGGCGAAGATGGCCGAGCAGGCACCCGGCCAGCCCGACGACGATCTTCTGCTCGGCCCGCTCTCGTCGAAGGCTGCGGCCGACCGTCTCGAGGCGCAGATCGAGGCCGCGATCTCGGCAGGCGCCACCGCGCTGCTGCGCGGCGCCGCACCGCACGGCGACGGCGGCGCGCACGTCGGCACGACGGTGCTCGCCGACATCGCCCCCGAGAACCCCGCGTACCAGCAGGAGTTCTTCGGGCCCGTCGCATCCCTCTACAAGGTCTCGAGCGAAGACGAGGCGATCGAGGTCGCCAACGCCACGCCGTTCGGCCTCGGCTCGTACCTCTACACGACAGACGAGGGCCAGGCGTCGCGTCTCGCCGACCGCATCGACGCCGGCATGGTGTTCGTCAACGCCGTGCTCGCCGACGAGGCCGGCCTGCCGTTCGGCGGCGTCAAGCGCTCGGGCACGGGCCGCGAGATGGGCGTGCTCGGCATCGAGGAGTTCCTCAACAAGAAGGTCGTGCGCCTGCCGTAG
- a CDS encoding ExeM/NucH family extracellular endonuclease, with translation MPQALRRSLSVATATALAASALVALGGAGVANAATYPTINEFSNDIDGTNDPEYVEIHAPEGTNLAGTTLLVVRSGTTNSPALQGSVYRSTPLTGTVGASELQLVTLPVNHILNSTVTLMLVQGTAPSAGTDLDTNDDGTLDAGLSFTIVDSVGTTTPDGAGFAYGDTILTPTFDGGSAYVGGASRRVAGVDTGSPADWVRNIYSGFGLPERPSAAPVNGQAVNTPGQPNVIYDDGTPPVEPGTLECAAEGATLVSAIQGAGASSPIVGQTVQVEAVVTAVHPGLVGGTTGTGTFAVQEELADQDSNPATSEGIYVEATTAAMASVAVGQQVRLEGVVSEQYGRTHVDMSAMILCAEVGETIEPTAIELPLANAEAFEGMLVTMPQDLAVLETYRFAQYGEISIGTERQFQPTALATPGSAEATAIAASNAANRIILDDARTAQNANPALHPNGQPFTLDNLFRGGDTLTNVTGILDYGFSAWRIQPTEGADVTSSNPRPDVPVVGGDLQVASFNVLNYFTTLGSRGARNATEFDRQESKIVSAILELDADIVGLLEIENNDGFALDTLVAALNEEAGDPGRYAALDTGTIGTDEITTALIYQPDAVTPEGSYALLDSNVDPRFDTTRNRPSLIQTFATNDTGALLTVSVNHLKSKGSECSGDPDLGDGAGNCNVTRTDAAAALADYLANDPTGAGTDNVLILGDLNSYDHEQPITTLETAGYTDLLEAFQGEEAYTYVFDGQLGYLDYALAGPGLGDQVVDAAAWTANSDEVPIIDYSTQYKQPAQQAIFAPDAYRASDHDAVLVGLTLDVPTEPEVEVTTFAGADRYETNVQVSEALFDAGTDVFLASGEGFVDALAAGPAAAHEGASLLLTPTGRLLDTTAAELERLAPETITIVGGEPSVSAAVEAAVAALLPDATIERIAGADRFETAAELATSTFGTVDGAFLASGLSFADALSASGVAAQRDDVPVLLTMPDSLPAATASALDELDAGAVVVLGSRVTVADGVIRQVRAYGDVVRVAGADRYATNALMVGIYGMPGSEGAIAVASGANFPDALSATAVAGRLGAPLLLSPGQCVLLETEDAIASLDPQRVVNVGGRPTLESDAWQTAC, from the coding sequence ATGCCTCAGGCCCTCCGACGCTCGCTGAGCGTCGCCACCGCGACTGCGCTCGCGGCATCCGCCCTCGTGGCGCTGGGAGGTGCCGGCGTCGCGAACGCCGCCACCTACCCGACGATCAACGAGTTCTCGAACGACATCGACGGGACGAACGACCCCGAGTACGTCGAGATCCACGCCCCCGAGGGCACGAACCTCGCCGGCACCACGCTGCTCGTCGTGCGCAGCGGCACGACCAACAGCCCCGCGTTGCAGGGCAGCGTCTACCGCAGCACGCCGCTGACGGGCACGGTGGGTGCGAGCGAGCTGCAGCTCGTGACGCTGCCGGTGAACCACATCCTGAACTCGACCGTCACGCTCATGCTCGTGCAGGGCACGGCACCGAGCGCCGGCACCGACCTCGACACGAACGACGACGGCACGCTCGACGCGGGCCTGTCGTTCACGATCGTCGACTCCGTGGGCACCACCACGCCCGACGGCGCGGGCTTCGCCTACGGCGACACCATCCTCACCCCGACGTTCGACGGCGGCAGCGCCTACGTCGGCGGCGCGAGCCGCCGCGTCGCGGGCGTCGACACGGGCTCGCCCGCGGACTGGGTGCGCAACATCTACAGCGGCTTCGGCCTGCCCGAGCGTCCGTCCGCCGCGCCCGTCAACGGCCAGGCCGTGAACACCCCCGGCCAGCCCAACGTCATCTACGACGACGGCACCCCGCCCGTCGAGCCCGGCACGCTCGAGTGCGCCGCCGAGGGCGCGACCCTCGTGAGCGCCATCCAGGGCGCCGGCGCCTCGAGCCCGATCGTCGGCCAGACCGTGCAGGTCGAGGCCGTGGTCACCGCCGTGCACCCCGGCCTCGTGGGCGGCACCACCGGCACCGGCACCTTCGCCGTGCAGGAGGAGCTCGCCGACCAGGACTCGAACCCCGCGACGAGCGAGGGCATCTACGTCGAGGCGACGACCGCCGCGATGGCGAGCGTCGCCGTCGGCCAGCAGGTGCGCCTCGAGGGCGTCGTGTCGGAGCAGTACGGCCGCACGCACGTCGACATGAGCGCCATGATCCTGTGCGCCGAGGTCGGCGAGACGATCGAGCCCACGGCCATCGAGCTGCCGCTCGCGAACGCCGAGGCGTTCGAGGGCATGCTCGTGACGATGCCGCAGGACCTCGCGGTGCTCGAGACGTACCGCTTCGCGCAGTACGGCGAGATCTCGATCGGCACCGAGCGTCAGTTCCAGCCGACCGCCCTCGCGACCCCCGGCTCCGCCGAGGCGACCGCGATCGCCGCATCGAACGCCGCGAACCGCATCATCCTCGACGACGCCCGCACGGCGCAGAACGCCAACCCGGCGCTGCACCCGAACGGCCAGCCGTTCACGCTCGACAACCTGTTCCGCGGCGGCGACACCCTCACGAACGTCACCGGCATCCTCGACTACGGCTTCAGCGCCTGGCGCATCCAGCCCACCGAGGGCGCCGACGTGACGTCGTCGAACCCCCGTCCCGACGTGCCCGTCGTGGGCGGCGACCTGCAGGTCGCGTCGTTCAACGTGCTGAACTACTTCACGACGCTCGGCAGCCGCGGCGCGCGCAACGCCACGGAGTTCGACCGCCAGGAGTCGAAGATCGTCTCGGCGATCCTCGAGCTCGACGCCGACATCGTCGGCCTGCTCGAGATCGAGAACAACGACGGCTTCGCGCTCGACACGCTCGTCGCCGCGCTCAACGAGGAGGCCGGCGATCCCGGCCGCTACGCAGCGCTCGACACGGGCACGATCGGCACCGACGAGATCACGACGGCGCTCATCTACCAGCCCGACGCCGTGACCCCCGAGGGCTCGTACGCGCTGCTCGACTCGAACGTCGACCCGCGCTTCGACACGACGCGCAACCGCCCGTCGCTCATCCAGACGTTCGCGACGAACGACACGGGTGCGCTGCTCACCGTCTCGGTCAACCACCTGAAGTCGAAGGGCTCGGAGTGCTCCGGCGACCCCGACCTCGGCGACGGCGCAGGCAACTGCAACGTGACGCGCACGGACGCGGCGGCAGCGCTCGCCGACTACCTCGCCAACGACCCGACGGGTGCGGGCACCGACAACGTGCTCATCCTCGGCGACCTCAACTCGTACGACCACGAGCAGCCCATCACGACCCTCGAGACGGCCGGCTACACCGACCTGCTCGAGGCGTTCCAGGGCGAGGAGGCGTACACGTACGTGTTCGACGGCCAGCTCGGCTACCTCGACTACGCGCTCGCAGGCCCCGGCCTCGGCGACCAGGTCGTGGACGCGGCAGCGTGGACGGCGAACTCGGACGAGGTGCCGATCATCGACTACAGCACGCAGTACAAGCAGCCGGCGCAGCAGGCGATCTTCGCGCCCGACGCGTACCGCGCATCCGACCACGACGCCGTGCTCGTCGGGCTCACGCTCGACGTGCCCACGGAGCCCGAGGTCGAGGTGACGACGTTCGCCGGCGCCGACCGCTACGAGACGAACGTGCAGGTGTCGGAGGCGCTCTTCGACGCAGGCACCGACGTGTTCCTCGCCTCGGGCGAGGGCTTCGTCGACGCGCTCGCCGCCGGCCCGGCAGCCGCGCACGAGGGTGCGAGCCTGCTGCTCACGCCCACGGGTCGCCTGCTCGACACGACGGCAGCCGAGCTCGAGCGCCTCGCGCCCGAGACGATCACGATCGTCGGCGGCGAGCCGTCGGTGTCGGCAGCCGTCGAGGCCGCCGTCGCCGCGCTGCTGCCCGACGCGACGATCGAGCGCATCGCCGGCGCCGACCGCTTCGAGACCGCGGCAGAACTCGCGACCTCGACGTTCGGCACCGTCGACGGCGCGTTCCTCGCGAGCGGCCTGTCGTTCGCCGACGCCCTGTCGGCGAGCGGCGTCGCCGCCCAGCGCGACGACGTGCCGGTGCTGCTGACGATGCCCGACTCGCTGCCCGCAGCGACGGCATCGGCGCTCGACGAGCTCGACGCAGGCGCGGTCGTGGTGCTCGGCAGCCGCGTCACCGTGGCCGACGGCGTCATCCGCCAGGTGCGCGCCTACGGCGACGTGGTGCGCGTCGCCGGTGCCGACCGGTACGCGACGAACGCGCTCATGGTGGGCATCTACGGGATGCCCGGCAGCGAGGGCGCCATCGCGGTCGCGTCGGGGGCGAACTTCCCCGACGCGCTCTCGGCCACGGCCGTCGCCGGACGGCTCGGTGCGCCGCTGCTGCTCTCGCCCGGCCAGTGCGTGCTGCTCGAGACCGAGGACGCCATCGCGTCGCTCGACCCGCAGCGGGTCGTGAACGTGGGTGGCCGCCCGACGCTCGAGTCCGACGCATGGCAGACCGCCTGCTGA
- a CDS encoding error-prone DNA polymerase → MGWRNPPMPWRELEAILDGRATDAPSLTPNPEVRERRSRPDPERIVPYAELHAHSHYSFLDGASSPAQLVTEATALGLEALALVDHDGLYGAVRFAEAADHVGLATIFGAELSLELPEPQNGVADPVGDHLLVLARSAEGYRRLAATLTDGYLAGGEKGRPILHLEQVAERAGEWMVSTGCRKGAVRRALEREGADAAGVELDRLVSLFGRDGVMVELTDLGQPDDGERNQALATLAERRGLPVVATTNAHVASPRQQLLGDAMAAVRARRSIDELDGWLPAGGVPRLRSGAEMAWRFRQFDGVVERAAGIGRDLAFSLRAASPSLPDTEVPEGHTQMSWLRQLVAERRDRVYPPGDPHVDQRKVDERLAHELRLIDDKGFAGYFLIVSEIADFAHSRGILCQGRGSAVASAVCFILGITAVDPILYRLPFERFISMIRTEEPDIDIDFDAARREEVIQHVYERYGRRNAAQVANVITYRPKSAVRDAAKALGYAVGQQNAWSKRVEGWSAPSVDGTEGIPDPVLSLADDFLHAPRHLGIHSGGMVLTKEPVGHVSPIEPARMVDRTVLQWDKDDCEWMGLVKFDLLGLGMLGAMQHTMDIAREHLGEEWTLATIPAEEAGVYDMLCAADAVGVFQVESRAQLATLPRLRPRSFYDLVIEIALIRPGPIQGDAVHPYLRRRSGQEPITYPHPLLEDALARTLGVPLFQEQLMQIAVLVGDFDAAAADELRRSIASKRSKERVAQLRDRLFAGMQANDIVGDLAESIWRKIEAFAGFGFAESHSLAFGKLVYASSWLKLHHPAAFLAGLLRAQPMGFWSGQTLSADARRHGVEVLGPDIVRSAATADLEAHGDRVAGDDACLEPHQPEVPWTPGPNDHARHRRDRGFAVRLGLSSVAHVGEADAERIVAAREESPFTGIDDVARRARLDRRQLESLATAGAFERLGLERREALWLAAPASTEREDQLEGTSVTVQPPLLPILSEAEQTALDIWATGVSPDDHPVRHARAALDADGVVPIARLVDLEPGRRRWAAGIVTHRQRPQTAQGVTFMNIEDETGMLNVLCSVGLWKRYRSIAKHSAALKVRGILQHSQGVVTMMADQIVPFDAAAPPSRDFR, encoded by the coding sequence ATGGGCTGGCGCAATCCGCCGATGCCGTGGCGCGAGCTCGAGGCGATCCTCGACGGCCGCGCCACCGACGCGCCCTCGCTGACGCCGAACCCCGAGGTGCGCGAACGACGCAGCAGACCCGACCCCGAGCGCATCGTGCCGTACGCCGAGCTGCACGCGCACTCGCACTACTCGTTCCTCGACGGCGCCTCGAGCCCCGCGCAGCTCGTCACCGAGGCGACGGCGCTGGGCCTCGAGGCGCTCGCGCTCGTCGACCACGACGGCCTCTACGGCGCCGTGCGCTTCGCCGAGGCCGCCGACCACGTGGGCCTCGCGACGATCTTCGGCGCCGAGCTGAGCCTCGAGCTGCCCGAGCCCCAGAACGGCGTCGCCGACCCGGTCGGCGACCACCTGCTCGTGCTCGCCCGCAGCGCGGAGGGGTATCGCAGGCTCGCCGCGACGCTCACCGACGGGTACCTCGCGGGCGGCGAGAAGGGCCGCCCCATCCTGCACCTCGAGCAGGTCGCCGAGCGCGCGGGGGAGTGGATGGTGTCCACGGGCTGCCGCAAGGGCGCCGTGCGCCGTGCGCTCGAGCGGGAGGGGGCGGATGCGGCAGGCGTCGAGCTCGACCGGCTCGTGTCGCTCTTCGGCCGCGACGGCGTCATGGTCGAGCTCACCGACCTCGGCCAGCCCGACGACGGGGAGCGCAACCAGGCGCTCGCGACCCTCGCCGAGCGGCGCGGCCTGCCGGTGGTGGCGACGACGAACGCGCACGTCGCGAGCCCCAGGCAGCAGCTGCTGGGCGATGCGATGGCGGCCGTGCGCGCGCGCCGCAGCATCGACGAGCTCGACGGATGGCTGCCTGCAGGCGGCGTGCCGAGGCTGCGGTCGGGCGCCGAGATGGCGTGGCGCTTCCGCCAGTTCGACGGCGTCGTCGAGCGGGCCGCAGGCATCGGCCGCGACCTCGCATTCTCGCTCAGGGCCGCGAGCCCGAGCCTGCCCGACACCGAGGTGCCCGAGGGTCACACGCAGATGTCGTGGCTGCGGCAGCTCGTCGCCGAGCGGCGCGACCGCGTCTACCCGCCAGGCGACCCGCACGTCGATCAGCGCAAGGTCGACGAGCGCCTCGCCCACGAGCTGCGCCTCATCGACGACAAGGGCTTCGCCGGCTACTTCCTCATCGTCAGCGAGATCGCCGACTTCGCCCACTCGCGCGGCATCCTCTGCCAGGGCCGCGGCTCGGCGGTGGCGAGCGCCGTGTGCTTCATCCTCGGCATCACGGCCGTCGACCCGATCCTCTACCGGCTGCCGTTCGAGCGGTTCATCTCGATGATCCGCACCGAGGAGCCCGACATCGACATCGACTTCGACGCCGCGCGCCGCGAGGAGGTCATCCAGCACGTCTACGAGCGGTACGGCAGGCGCAACGCGGCGCAGGTCGCCAACGTCATCACGTACCGGCCGAAGTCGGCGGTGCGCGACGCGGCGAAGGCGCTCGGCTACGCCGTCGGGCAGCAGAACGCGTGGTCGAAGCGCGTCGAGGGGTGGAGCGCGCCGTCGGTCGACGGCACCGAGGGCATCCCCGATCCCGTGCTGTCGCTCGCCGACGACTTCCTGCACGCGCCGCGCCACCTCGGCATCCACTCGGGCGGCATGGTGCTCACGAAGGAGCCCGTCGGCCACGTGAGCCCCATCGAGCCCGCGCGCATGGTGGATCGCACGGTGCTGCAGTGGGACAAGGACGACTGCGAGTGGATGGGGCTCGTGAAGTTCGACCTGCTGGGGCTCGGCATGCTCGGCGCGATGCAGCACACGATGGACATCGCGAGGGAGCACCTCGGCGAGGAGTGGACGCTCGCGACGATCCCCGCAGAGGAGGCGGGCGTCTACGACATGCTGTGCGCCGCGGATGCCGTGGGCGTCTTCCAGGTCGAGTCGCGGGCGCAGCTCGCCACGCTGCCGAGGCTCAGGCCGCGCTCGTTCTACGACCTCGTCATCGAGATCGCGCTCATCCGGCCCGGGCCCATCCAGGGCGACGCCGTGCACCCCTACCTGCGCAGGCGCAGCGGGCAGGAGCCGATCACGTACCCGCATCCGCTGCTCGAGGATGCGCTCGCGCGCACGCTCGGCGTGCCGCTGTTCCAGGAGCAGCTCATGCAGATCGCGGTGCTCGTGGGCGACTTCGACGCGGCGGCGGCCGACGAGCTGCGGCGGTCGATCGCGTCGAAGCGCAGCAAGGAGCGCGTCGCGCAGCTGCGCGATCGGCTCTTCGCAGGCATGCAGGCGAACGACATCGTCGGCGACCTCGCCGAGAGCATCTGGCGCAAGATCGAGGCGTTCGCCGGCTTCGGCTTCGCGGAGTCGCACTCGCTCGCGTTCGGCAAGCTCGTCTACGCGTCGTCGTGGCTGAAGCTGCACCACCCGGCGGCGTTCCTCGCGGGCCTGCTGCGCGCGCAGCCCATGGGCTTCTGGTCGGGGCAGACGCTCAGCGCGGATGCGCGCAGGCACGGCGTGGAGGTGCTGGGGCCCGACATCGTGCGCTCGGCGGCGACCGCCGACCTCGAGGCCCACGGCGACCGCGTCGCGGGCGACGATGCGTGCCTCGAGCCCCATCAGCCGGAGGTGCCGTGGACGCCCGGCCCCAACGACCACGCACGGCATCGGCGCGATCGCGGGTTCGCGGTGCGGCTGGGGCTGTCGAGCGTCGCGCACGTGGGCGAGGCCGACGCCGAGCGCATCGTCGCGGCGCGCGAGGAGTCGCCGTTCACGGGCATCGACGACGTCGCGCGGCGCGCGAGGCTCGATCGCAGGCAGCTCGAGTCGCTCGCGACCGCGGGCGCGTTCGAGCGCCTCGGCCTCGAGCGGCGCGAGGCGCTGTGGCTCGCGGCCCCCGCATCCACCGAGCGCGAGGATCAGCTCGAGGGCACGTCGGTGACGGTGCAGCCGCCGCTGCTGCCGATCCTGTCGGAGGCCGAGCAGACGGCGCTCGACATCTGGGCGACGGGCGTGAGCCCCGACGACCATCCCGTGCGGCATGCGCGGGCGGCGCTCGACGCCGACGGCGTCGTGCCCATCGCGCGCCTCGTCGACCTCGAGCCCGGGCGGCGCCGGTGGGCGGCGGGCATCGTCACGCACCGGCAGCGGCCGCAGACGGCGCAGGGCGTCACGTTCATGAACATCGAGGACGAGACGGGCATGCTCAACGTGCTCTGCTCGGTCGGGCTGTGGAAGCGGTACCGCAGCATCGCGAAGCACTCGGCGGCGCTCAAGGTGCGCGGCATCCTGCAGCACTCGCAGGGCGTCGTGACGATGATGGCCGACCAGATCGTGCCGTTCGACGCGGCGGCGCCGCCGTCGCGCGACTTCCGCTGA